TTCTTTACATTTTCTCTTACGTAATCAAATGGGATTTCTATTTTATCTATGATCTTAGGGATGGTTTGCTGCCTTTGATAATCCGTTTTAATAGCATCCCAATACTGCCAAACAGTATTCTTCTCTCCTCGGAATTCGAATAACTGAATTTGTCCTGAGGATCGAACAGAACACAGTAATAAAGCAATCAAAAAAAGTTGTTTCATCCGTAAAAATTGACGTTTAAAGACAGGTTGAAATGACTATACCAAGCATAAAGCATTTTATCCAAAGCAGGAATCTTTCGTTGATTAATTATATGATTTGAGAGATGAAACATCTCACTTTATCTAACCTCGACGTGCCCACCGGAACATGTCGAGTAGAGTGAGTGATTTCTAGTAAAGGATAGTCACCGAACCTTTGTAATGACCACAGGTATTGGATAAAGACCAGTAGTATGTACCTGAGGGGAGATTACTGCCATCCCAGTCATTTTGATAGTTCGTAGACTCATAAACTTTATGCCCGGTTCTTTGAAATACTTGCAGTGATGTGTTCATAAGCCTTGAATCGATGAAAAAGTAATCATTAACACCGTCTCCATTCGGTGTAAATACATTGGGAATACTTGACACCAATAAATCATCATAGACAATTTCTATCGAGTCTTTCGCTGTTCCGCAGAAGTTTTCTACTTCGAGCCAGTATGTTCCAGATTGTGTGACCTCAAATAAGAAGTCATCGGACCCATCTATCCACCTATAATTTCCTTGTACAGATGACACATCTAATACTAAAGAGCTGCCATTGCATAGCGTCTGGTCCTCTCCTAAATTCAATGTTGGGGTATCCAAATAATCAATTCTTACTGTATCTGAGTCTGATCCACATGCGTTTTCTACCAATACCCAGTAATTTCCGGGCTGTGAAACTTCATAGCGTGGACTTTCAGACCCATCTTGCCACGTATAGGTTCCTGGTACAGCTGTCAATTCTAATTCCACAGTATTGGTGTCACAAAGTGTCTGATCCTCTCCCAGATCCACAATTGGAGTATCTAGAAAATCAACTTTTACTGTGTCCACTGTCAAACCACAAGCGTTATCCACTCTGACAGAGTAAGTGCCGGAGGAGGTGACTAAAAAAGTTGAAGCTGAAGAACCATCTTGCCACGTATAGGTAGCATTTGAATTTGTTGCATCCAATAGAAGTGATTGTCGGTCACAAACAACCTGGTCTTCTCCAAGGTCTAGAAAAGGTAAAAAGCAGCTTTCAAACTTACTTATCCCCTGGATGATTTCCCCACTAAAATCACTCTGGCTATGTGTGGTTCCGATTAATTGGATGGTGTTACTAATTGTGGAGTATTTATAAAGCTTTCTTTCTTCGGTAAAATAAATACTTGACCCAATAACCGTAAAGTCTCGAATAGGTAAGTAGGAACTTTCATATGTTACAACCGGATTGGAAAGCACACCAACGCTCTGAAAGTTTAATCGATATATGGATAAAAAATTGGCTGACGGAGGTGCTCCATCTGCGAGATATAGATCATCCCCACTAAAGGTCATGACATCTATGTCAGGATTGGTTTGATTTGTTGAGATTTCCGTAATGAAAATACACTCGCCTGTATTTGTGTCAACCTCTACGATGGATTCCGAATAGAAGTCATTATCCGATGTGCCGCCGTTCAAACTAACTGCAGCATATAGTTTTTCTTGTTCCGGATAATATGCCAGGGCTTCAGCCAAAGGAATCTGATTACCATTAATTGTAAGGCTGCCAATTTCTTCAAATTCCCCATCAACAGATATACGAATTAAAGAAGGTTCGTTGGATGTATTTCTTAAACTATAAAATGCATCGTTGGACTCATGATACGTGAGATCAGCCAGGTTTGCAGGCCCGCTTGGAGTTCGATAAACAGTAGCTTGACCTGTCAGACTATCTATGGTCACGAGTTGCCCATCTAGCAATCCAATTAGCTCAAGGTCTTGCGAGAAAATCAAACAACAGGGACTTATAATTAGCAACAGGAGTAATCGAACTCTTAACATGATAAGGTAATCATATTAATTGATTGCTAAGGAGAGTTCATTTTCAATCCGATTTAGTCTTTCATCCCAATAAGCGATGTATTCACTCAGCTCCTCCGGTGATTGTACTGTAGATCTTTCTTCAAGCCGGGTTTTATATTCGATACGGATTTCATTCAGATAATGATAATACGATTCGGAATCCTTGGGAATCAAACCAGGGCCCAAACAACCACATGTTTGAAAACGATGGCCGACCTTGTACATCCCTCTGACGATTTCCCACTCTTTTTTCTTTGAGGTTTTTGGCGCTCGGAAATCCATCCCCATGTTAGCCATAGGCTTTGAGCATTGAGGACAAGGGTGGTGTTCACCCGCCTTATTCTTATCGTGCTTGAAGCTTTTGCGACAGTCGAAACAGACGTAATGTGTTTTATAATGATGGAACCCGTATCTGCACATGGTAGGTAGAATCGTTTGGTTTTCAGCGCTAATCTTTCATTAGCTCGTTCAATCTAGGCTGAAGTATCCAGTATCCAATGATGGAAAACCAGATCAAAAAGAACTCACCCACATAGTCTCCGAATCTTGCCATTCGTCCGAGTTCAATGGATCTCATGGTTTTGGCCGCAAACCGGACACCCCAAAAGATAATTACCATGGAGAGCAAATGCAGTGGAATTATTATCGCTGTAAGCGTACCAGGGTTTACGTTTTGTTGTTCGTTGCTATCTTCCCAAAATGACAGTCCCATCCATGCCATAATAGCTACCAGGTAGAGAAGCGGAATAACAAAAAGGATCTTAAATCTCGTGGCGTTCAGTGATACTCCTTCCGGAAGTTTAGCATTGAGATGGGTGGAAATGGCCCAAATCCAGCCGAATGTCCCAAAAATGAAAAAAACCATTACTAGAGGAAAGGTTTGAATGATCAAGACAGGGTTAGAAAAAGTAAAAATGTTGATCAACAGAGGAATTCCCCAGGTCATACCGAAAAGTTGCCAATGCTTGAGTTTGAGTAGAAATTTCATGGTTTTTGTACAGAACTTTATTTCTTTTCCAGTTGATCAATCTTGGCCTTTAACACCTCGATTTCAGCTTGCTGAGATTGGTTTTGCTTGTTCTGCTCAATCAAGTGCAACGTCAATTCTTCCACCTTCTGCAAGAGCAGGATATTCATCTCCTTGATTTCCAGTCCTTCTTCGGCCATTTCGGCAGCGGATGGGATTTCAGGTAAGTGCTTGTTGGCTTGGATGAATTTTTCTGTTTCCTCTAAGGATCGCAGGTCATAGTCTTCTTCGAATACGAAATCTGCCCCGTCAACATCTTTCAGAATGATTTCTTCCGACGTGATCGTACCATCTACTACAAGTTTGGTATCTGGGTTAGTTACTCCGATACCCCAGTTTCCATCAATGTCTATAATACCCCGGGTTTTTGCATTAGACGCGTCCTGAAAGACTAAACTACCTGAAGCAGAAGAATATAACGTATACTTTTTTCCTACACTTGCGGTGCTTTCAAGGGATAAATAGGAAACATTATCATTCATGACATGTAGTCCTGTTTGGTTCGAGGAAATACTGCCACTAGGGGCAGTGGTTCCAATGCCAACATTCCCGTTGTTGTCCATGACGAACTTGCTTGTGGTGCCATATAGAATTTCGAATTTTCTCTGACTAGAAGCGCCACTGTTTTTAAGGTAGATCGAACTATTGGCACTAGCATTCTCTAACATCATTCTTCCATCAGCTCCTTGTACTTTGACAAAACCATCCACGGATAGTTTTGCTTGTGGGTCGGCTACTCCAATCCCCCAGTTACCATTAACATCAATTAAGCCTCGAGCCTCGGAACTGGAAGCATCCTGAAAGACTAAACTGCCTGCAGCGGAAGAAAACAACGTATACTTTTTGCCTACTCCTGCAGTGCTTTCAAGTGATAGATAGGAAACATTATCATTCATGACATGCAGTCCTGTTTGATTCGAGGAAATACTACCACTCGGAGAAGTAGTACCGATGCCTACATTTCCATTGTTGTCCATGACAAATTTGCTTGTCGGACCATACATTATTTCAAACTTTCGTTGAGTGGAAGTGCCGCTATTTTTGAGATATATTGAACTATTTGCACTAGCATTCTCTAACATCAATCGACCATCAGCCCCCTGTACTTTGACAAAGCCATCTACCGACAGCTTAGCAGATGGGTCGGTTACCCCAATCCCCCAGTTACCATTAACGTCGATTAAGCCTCGAGCCACGGAACTGGAAGCGTCCTGAAAGACTAAACTGCCTGCAGCGGAAGAATACAAGGTATACTTTTTACCTACTCCTGCAGTGCTTTGAAGGGATAAAAAGGAAACATTATCATCGAGGATATGTAATCCTGTTTGATTAGAGGAAATACTACCACTTGGAGAAGAGGTTCCAATGCCTACATTTCCGCCATTATAGTACATGTTTCCAGCGTTCGGTCCATCCCATTGGCCAAACACAGTGAATGAAGAGACCAGAATAGTAATGATGATCGTTAATTTTTTCATGTCTTAGCGTTTATGATCCGTTAGCAGTTTGAATTCACGTCCTTGATGTAACGTGTTTCTTTACCTGATTCAAGACCTGCAATTTAGCAATTGTGCTACAATCCGAATTTCTCACTGAGAACGTATGCGCCTTTTAATGCCTTTAGGGTTATTTGTTTTTAAGCGCCTCAATTTCTTTTTCAAGATGAGTGATTCTTCCCTGCTGAGATTGGTTTTGCTTGTTCTGCTCAATCAAGTGCAACGTCAATTCTTCCACCTTCTGCAAGAGCAGGATATTCATCTCTTTGATTTCCAGTCCTTCTTCGGCCATTTCCGCGGCGGACGGGATTTCTGGCAAATGCTTGTTGGCCTGGATGAATTGCTCTGTTTCCTCTAATGAACGCAAGTCATAGTCTTCTTCGAATACGAAATCTGCCCCAGCAACATCTTCCAAAATGATTTCTTCCGCATTGATCTTACCATTTACCGATAGTTTCTGAGTTGGCGCTGATGTGCCTATTCCAACAAGACCTCCGGATAAATTAACGATGGTATTGTTGCCAAGCTCATTAATACGCAATGGCTTACCCCCGTGCGCTTGAATCCAGGAATAATTTGTACCATAACCTAGCCTGAGTTGGGCACCACCTCCTGGCCCTAATATTAAGGTGTTGCCATTTGAATCTTGTGCTTGATTTACGACGTGCAATTTCGCTCCTGGAGAGGTGGTTCCAATGCCAATATCTCCAGTGCTTTTGTGAATAAATAGGCGTGAAACTCCCTGGATTTTGAAGTTCATATTGTAATCGGAACCAGTGATGAACTCTCCATAGCTTGCCGTATTGCTCCAATCTCCCGTATTAATACCTCTGGAATTCAAAGGACTCCAGGAACCACCATTAGTTCTGAACACAAACGCATTTGCTTCTGAGAAAAATGTTCCATGTGCCAGTTCCATGCTACCGGCCACATGTAGCAGATGATTAGGGTTTGTTGTTCCAATACCAACATATCCGGTGCTCTTGTGAATAAACATTCGTGAAACTCCCTGGATCTTGAAATTTAAATTGTAATCAGACCCAGTGATAAATTCGCCATAGCTTGCCGTATTGGTCCAATCTCCAGTGTTTATTCCTTTGGAATTTACGGGACTCCAGGAACCACCATTGGTCCTGAATACAAACGCATTTGCTTCGGAGAAAAATGTTCCGTGTGCCAGTTCCATGCTCCCTGCTACGTGTAGCGCATGATTTGGGCTGGCAATTCCAATGCCAACATATCCATTGCCCAAAACTGTTAGACCGCTTGACAAAGAGTGACTACCTCCAATATTTACAGTATGAAAAGTTTGAGCGTTTTCACTGTAATTATACAGATACGCATTATCCGCGTCTATCATATTAGTGGTCAGTCTAAA
This genomic stretch from Cytophagales bacterium harbors:
- a CDS encoding gliding motility-associated C-terminal domain-containing protein; protein product: MIFSQDLELIGLLDGQLVTIDSLTGQATVYRTPSGPANLADLTYHESNDAFYSLRNTSNEPSLIRISVDGEFEEIGSLTINGNQIPLAEALAYYPEQEKLYAAVSLNGGTSDNDFYSESIVEVDTNTGECIFITEISTNQTNPDIDVMTFSGDDLYLADGAPPSANFLSIYRLNFQSVGVLSNPVVTYESSYLPIRDFTVIGSSIYFTEERKLYKYSTISNTIQLIGTTHSQSDFSGEIIQGISKFESCFLPFLDLGEDQVVCDRQSLLLDATNSNATYTWQDGSSASTFLVTSSGTYSVRVDNACGLTVDTVKVDFLDTPIVDLGEDQTLCDTNTVELELTAVPGTYTWQDGSESPRYEVSQPGNYWVLVENACGSDSDTVRIDYLDTPTLNLGEDQTLCNGSSLVLDVSSVQGNYRWIDGSDDFLFEVTQSGTYWLEVENFCGTAKDSIEIVYDDLLVSSIPNVFTPNGDGVNDYFFIDSRLMNTSLQVFQRTGHKVYESTNYQNDWDGSNLPSGTYYWSLSNTCGHYKGSVTILY